A region from the Methylocystis iwaonis genome encodes:
- a CDS encoding NlpC/P60 family protein produces the protein MNRQRSMIIAAARRWIGTPYRYQASLIHVGCDCLGLVRGVWREVVGDEPEAAPPYTPDWAESLGGETLLDAAHRHFSAVPVRDLRPGDVLAFRFRDHLPAKHLGVATSATHMVHAHSGACVTEVAIGAHWGKRIAGAFAFPGVED, from the coding sequence ATGAACCGCCAACGCTCGATGATTATCGCGGCGGCGCGGCGCTGGATCGGCACGCCTTACCGCTATCAAGCGTCGCTCATTCATGTCGGCTGCGATTGTCTGGGCCTCGTGCGCGGCGTCTGGCGCGAAGTGGTCGGCGACGAGCCGGAAGCCGCCCCGCCCTATACGCCCGATTGGGCGGAAAGCCTGGGCGGCGAAACATTGCTCGACGCCGCGCATCGCCATTTCAGCGCCGTCCCGGTTCGCGATTTGCGTCCCGGCGACGTTCTCGCATTTCGTTTTCGCGACCACCTCCCCGCCAAGCATCTCGGCGTCGCGACCTCCGCCACGCATATGGTCCACGCCCACAGCGGCGCTTGCGTGACCGAAGTCGCAATCGGCGCGCATTGGGGCAAGCGCATCGCTGGCGCATTCGCTTTCCCCGGCGTCGAAGACTGA
- a CDS encoding DUF2163 domain-containing protein, whose translation MLTLSAAMQAKLDAVATTFCQCWRLTRNDGAVLGFTDHDRDLIFNGVTFRADTGLSASQLETNLGLAAGTAEASGALRDDGLTESDLLDGLYDGSSIETWLVDWSNVSDRVLLDVATMGDVRRGERAFAAELRSNAHVFDQQQGRAFQRGCAADLGDPQCGVDLAAFETAATVMGFSGGILTLDLASVFDSAYFSGGALTFTSGANDGARFTIKSHGQDGLRASVALWTPPGGAIAAGDRVSLVAGCDKSAATCQQKFDNIVNFRGFPHMPGNYRVIAYPSALAPAMDGGSFFR comes from the coding sequence ATGCTGACGCTTTCCGCCGCCATGCAGGCAAAATTAGACGCCGTCGCCACGACCTTCTGCCAGTGCTGGCGCCTCACGAGGAACGACGGCGCCGTCCTCGGCTTTACGGATCATGATCGCGACCTGATTTTCAACGGCGTGACCTTTCGCGCCGATACGGGACTTTCAGCCTCGCAGCTCGAAACAAATCTGGGGCTCGCCGCTGGAACCGCCGAGGCATCCGGCGCCTTGCGGGACGATGGCCTGACCGAAAGCGATCTGCTCGATGGTCTCTATGATGGCTCTTCGATCGAAACATGGCTCGTCGATTGGTCGAATGTGAGTGATCGCGTGCTGCTCGACGTGGCGACGATGGGAGACGTCCGGCGCGGCGAACGCGCTTTCGCGGCGGAGCTGCGCTCCAACGCCCATGTCTTCGACCAGCAGCAGGGCCGCGCCTTCCAGCGCGGGTGCGCCGCTGATCTCGGCGATCCGCAGTGCGGAGTAGACCTCGCCGCCTTCGAGACGGCGGCGACTGTCATGGGCTTCTCAGGGGGCATATTGACGCTCGATCTCGCGAGCGTTTTCGATAGCGCATATTTCTCCGGCGGCGCGCTCACCTTCACGAGTGGCGCAAACGACGGCGCCAGATTCACAATCAAATCGCACGGACAGGACGGTCTGCGCGCCTCGGTCGCTCTCTGGACTCCGCCGGGCGGCGCAATCGCCGCAGGCGATAGGGTCTCGCTTGTTGCAGGCTGCGACAAATCCGCGGCGACCTGTCAGCAGAAGTTCGACAATATCGTCAATTTTCGAGGCTTCCCGCATATGCCCGGCAATTACCGCGTGATCGCCTATCCGAGCGCTCTCGCGCCCGCGATGGACGGGGGGAGCTTTTTTCGATGA
- a CDS encoding DUF2460 domain-containing protein: protein MNDFHEIRFPLDVSLDGRGGPERRTEIVTLGSNRESRNARWAHSRRRYEAGYGVKTLAQLAQVIDFFEERRGRLYGFRWRDRADYASCAPGVAPAPIDQKLGTGDGARASFPLVKTYGGAFSAYVRDIAKPVAGSVRVAVNGVEKTAANFSVDHTTGVVAFTAAAIPPPGAVVTAGYLFDVPVRFDADFLEIDMQAFEAGAIPRIPIIEIAV, encoded by the coding sequence ATGAACGACTTTCATGAAATTCGATTTCCTCTCGACGTCTCCCTCGACGGACGCGGCGGGCCGGAGCGGCGCACGGAGATCGTAACGCTGGGCTCGAACCGCGAGTCGCGCAATGCGCGATGGGCGCATTCGCGACGTCGTTACGAGGCCGGCTATGGCGTGAAGACCTTGGCGCAGCTCGCGCAGGTGATCGATTTCTTCGAAGAACGGCGAGGCCGCCTCTATGGCTTTCGCTGGCGCGACCGCGCCGATTACGCCTCTTGCGCGCCCGGCGTCGCGCCGGCGCCGATTGACCAGAAACTCGGGACAGGCGATGGCGCGCGTGCGTCGTTCCCGCTGGTGAAAACATATGGCGGCGCCTTTTCGGCCTATGTGCGCGACATCGCCAAGCCTGTCGCTGGAAGCGTGCGCGTGGCGGTGAATGGTGTGGAAAAAACGGCCGCCAATTTTTCGGTCGATCATACGACGGGAGTCGTCGCTTTTACGGCCGCCGCTATTCCGCCGCCGGGCGCCGTCGTGACCGCCGGTTATCTCTTCGACGTGCCCGTGCGCTTCGACGCCGACTTTCTCGAGATCGACATGCAGGCCTTCGAGGCCGGCGCGATTCCGAGAATCCCCATCATTGAAATCGCTGTTTGA